Genomic window (Phocoena phocoena chromosome 20, mPhoPho1.1, whole genome shotgun sequence):
CTAGGAGGGAGGTGACGCAGGGTGGCAGTGATCCAGGTGCTGAGATCCGCCAGCCCACAGAACAGAGCCCCTCCTTCACGgggctctccttccctttccccatcaGCTCGTCACGCAGGTTGACAGGTGCAGAGGCTGCAGATAACGATGATGGTAGCGCTTCCTGAGCCAGACTCTGAGCGCTTGGCTTGCACTTACCCACTCCCTTAATCCGCATGAGGACCCTGGAAAGGTCCTCATTTTAcacgtgaggaaactgaggcacggggcAGCTGGTAGGGGTCAGGGACTGATCTGGCCCCGGACCCCGGAACCAGCCACCAGGCACGTGTCCCCCTCTCTGCCTCTCATGCCCCAAGCTCAGATCCCACACATCCTGAGTCTACGAGCCCTCCCCGCAAGGCCGGCCCTGCTGTGCTGGAAGAAACCAGAGAGCGCACGCCAGTGCCACCAGCAGGAAGCTGTGTCCTTCCCCAGGCCCGGTTCTCGCGGGAAGAGCACAGGATAGCGGGACAGGGCCTGCATATCACGTAGCCCAGCAGAGCAGAGGGCCGGCACGCAGGCCGCCTCTGCTCCGACCTCCCTACGCCTGGCGCGTCCCCCCAGCGGGCCTCAGCCCTTGCCACTTCCCTGGCGCAGGGACAGCTGGGGGTGTTGCCCCGGCCGCCCACCCATCTGCCACCTACCTGCAGGAGCCAGACCTGCTCAGGTCCGAAGGACAGCCCCGTGGCTGAGGGTGCCTCTGGGAGGTGTGACCTAACCCCTCTGTGCCTGGTCTCCAGGTGTGAAATACAGCCTACCTTATGGGGTTGTTAAAATTAAACAAGGGGGTCTGTACAGGGCACCCGGCACAGCGTGTGCTTGAGTCCCAGTTCCTCACTTTGCTCGTTCAGCATCTGTTTCTAACGCACCTCCTCCGGTGTGCCCAGCCCCGTGTTGGTCACCACAGGCTGTCCTGGTATTTCTGACGCCCCCAGTCTGGGCCAGCCTCCCTCGCCTGCTCAGCTCTCTCCAGGTCACACAGATCAAAAACACACACAGGTCAGCTCTCCTCCAGCCTCGCCGTCCACACTCCTGGGCACGTGGACAGATACCAGGTGCAGCCCTCCTGCCACCCCTGTCCCCGTGCCTCAGCCCCTCCACCGTGAGACCCTGGCCTGCCCTCCAGGAGGCCGCTTTGCCACCACTGCCTTCACCGGGCACCCGAGGGAACATTTCCCTCCCCTGTGCCCCTGTGCGTCCCTCCCAGGATTCTCAGCTAATATGTTAAGGCCTAATGATCACAGCTGACTTTTCACCCCCCTGCTAGCCAGAGGCCAGGGCCCATGCCTTGTGGCCCCCTTACTCGCCACATGAGCCCCAGGGCAGGTCGCCTTGAGTTTCTGGGGTAACGGGAGTGCTACTCCACAGGGTGTTGTAAGGACAGACACTGAAAGCGCACATAAGAAGTGATGGGTGTTATCAGGAAAGACTTGACCGGCAGGGTGAAGCTGAGCCTGGGGAAAACTCCCGTTTTTCCTGGAATGAAGGGGAGCGGGTTCTGAGGACTGATGGGGTTTCTGGAGGTGTGTGAGGAGGTGAAGGGGCAAAGCCAGCCTGTCCTGCCAACCTGTGCAGCAAGGCCCTTCCCTCTGGGCCTCCTCGCCCTGCGCGGGCAGGGACGGGCACGTCCCCTCGCAGCCCCCACACCCAGCGGCTCCCGGCTCCCTCAGGTGACCGAGGGCCCCTGCGCCTCTCTTCCCTGGCCTTCTAGGGACAGAAGATGAGCCTGTCGGTCCTGGAGGGCATGGGCTTCCGcgtgggccaggccctgggcgAGAGGTGAGAGGTGGGCAGGAGCTGAGGTGGGGTCCCTTCCTAGGCACAGACGGGCGGGGAGGGTACCCTGCTCCACACAGGAACCCAGCCtggtctcctccctcttcctcatctcggggctcccccctcccctggcctgggccccaccccaggctgcCCCGGGAGACGCTAGCCTTCAGGGAGGAGCTGGACGTCCTCAAGTTCCTATGCAAAGACGTGTGGGCAGCCGTGTTCCAAAAGCAGATGGACAGCCTCCGCACCAATCACCAGGTGCGTGCCCACGCCCAGCGCCCAAAAGAGCCGGGGAGGGGACTCCCCCGCGCGGGGCGGTTGCGGCAGGCCCAGCCCGGCCACGGGGACCTGCCCAAGCTGGGAGGCAGGCACGGGCCCCCTCGGGGCCTCTGTGTCATCCTCCAGGGGAAGCCAGGAGGCTGCCGTGGGGCGTGGCAGCTGTTTCCCGCCTCCCCGCAGGCCTCCCAGGACGGGCCCCAGAGCCGGCAGAAGGCCCCTTGCGGCGGGCGGCACCTCGCCTCGGCCTGGTGCTTCTGGTCCGGACCTGGTCCTAGTTCCCATGAGGAGCCCGTGCTGTGCCGGGGCCCGGCGGGCCGCTCCACGGGCCTGGGCTGCAGCTTCTCACCACCACCCTGGAGGGTCACGCACCCAGCGGGGCAGGACGCCAGGCCCGGGGCCGAAGGCCCGTGGGTCCTCGTGCAGCTCCGAAGGACGGGCCCGTGACCGACCACCACGGTTTTGAGGGAAGGGTCCTTCCAGACCTCAGCCCAGCGGGGCTGGGCCCTGGGTccttgcttcccctcccccctaaCAAAGGTACAGGTGCCACCCCAGCCCCCATGggcccctcctctgtccccaggggACCTACGTCCTGCAGGACCACAGCTTCCCCCTTCTCATCCGGATGGCCTCGGGTCTGCAGTACCTGGAGGAAGCGCCCAAGGTACGGGGGCGGTGCTGGGACTCCAGCCCCAGGCAGGCCCCTCCCCGAGCCCAGGACcccgggagagggaggggcccagCGTGGCCCCCCTGGTCCTGGGTGTTGGCCTTCCCCCTCTGCCCACAGTGACCTGTGTCCCCCGCCCCCAGTTCCTGGCCTTCACCTGCGGCCTCCTACGGGGCACCCTCAGCACCCTGGGCATCAAGAGCCTGGTCACCGCCTCCGTGGCAGCCCTGCCCGCCTGTGAGTTGGGGTGAGGGGCTCCCGTCCGAGTGAGGCAGGGGTCCCCCTGCTCCAGGGGGGCCGAGGAGGTGGGGCCGGGCCACcccagccccatttcacagatggggagccTTGGGCCCCGACAGTCACatgcccaggccacacagctggtgcaGCACATCCATGCCCCTGCCCCTGGATGTCCCCCGCGGCCTGCTTCCCCTGGGGCATGCCAGCCTGGAGGAGACAGCCCTCGACGATGACCTGGTCTAGTGGTTTCGAACACTCTTCCCGGCGCGGGAACCCAGGTGGACATAATGGAAGTCACCCGGGTTGGTGCTGGGCTGAGGGGGCTCCACAGGCAGCCAGCCCCCATGGAACTTGCAGCCGGCGTGATGGGCTGTCCTCCTGACCCCCGGGTCCCCGCTGGCCCACAGTGCCCTCCATCAGACAGGCCGAGGCCCCACCCTTACCTGGGGGCAGCCTGCAGCCAACCCTCTAGTCCCCTTCCCTCCAGGTGTCTTCCCCTCTGCCAGTCCCCAGGCCCACTCATCACGGGGGACCTGGGAGGATCTGAGCAATACAAGCCCCAGAAGCCCGtgccagccccttccccagcaaCCGACACGCTTGGCCTTCACGCCCCCCGTCACCCACACAGCCCTGGGATGCAGGCCAGGTGGGCAGGGAGCAACACCACCCTAGGCCGGTGAGGAAACCTGAGGCCCAGCTGAGGCCACCCAGGCTGTTAGCGCAGGACAGGGATGAACATCTCTGAGCTACTGgggtgctgcctctcccctccgGTCCCAGCCTCAGGCTAAAGCCAGCCCTTCTCTTCCAGGTAAGTTCCAGGTGGTGATCCAGAGATCCTGAGggagccccaggccccacccccagccgaGCCTCATGCCACCCCATCCCGGGGACCCAGCCGCTGCCCGTGGTGGTGGCTGGTGCTGGGGAGACGGGGTCCCACCGCTTCAGGGCCTCACAAGCGCTCAACAAATGGGTGTCATAGGGAGGTGGGGGTGTCCCGGGGGCAAGGTGGACCCCGCCCCAGTCGGGGCTGGTGTGGAGGGAGCCCACATCGGACACGTCCCTCCAcatggcaggtgctcaataaaggttCTGTACGTGGGACCAGATTCCAAGTGGAAGGTGGGGGGTCACGcagggtgctgggggcagggtcATCTGCAAAGGGGCTGTTTGCGTCACAGGTCCTGCGGGAGAAGCAGGCTACCCTGTGTGGCTCCCCATCCCACATTTCCTCCTCTCCTGGGCCCCCTCCTCCTCAGCCTCAGCCCTGGAGCTTGCCGCCTCCTGCCCTGCACACCTGGCAGGGGAGGGTGGCCCCTGGCGCTGGCACCCTTGCCAGTGTCAAGTCTGGGGCCGCTCTCTTCCCAGCGGGGCCCACAGAATGGACCTCTCCCTAGGAGCAGGGCCAAGGGCCCCCAGGGTGCTGgcaggggtgggctgggctggggctgccaGGACCAAGGATGGATGCAGGTGAGGTGGGCCAGACACCCTCGgctcccccaaaacacacacacacacacacacacgaatacacAGTTCATGTGCCTGGCGGATGCGAGTCATACCAAGAAAAGAACAATGGCCAGGCTGACCAGTCCCTGGGCAGCTCGGCCTCCatgcctgcaccccaccccctgccgccaCCTCCAATGTTTACATTCATGGCATCCGAGGGCAT
Coding sequences:
- the TRAPPC6A gene encoding trafficking protein particle complex subunit 6A isoform X2, which produces MRTRGGGRLLGREGRRMADAALFEFLHTEMVAELWAQDPDPGPGGQKMSLSVLEGMGFRVGQALGERLPRETLAFREELDVLKFLCKDVWAAVFQKQMDSLRTNHQGTYVLQDHSFPLLIRMASGLQYLEEAPKFLAFTCGLLRGTLSTLGIKSLVTASVAALPACKFQVVIQRS
- the TRAPPC6A gene encoding trafficking protein particle complex subunit 6A isoform X1, with translation MADAALFEFLHTEMVAELWAQDPDPGPGVSAGPRGEGGTGRGGKAGRTKGQKMSLSVLEGMGFRVGQALGERLPRETLAFREELDVLKFLCKDVWAAVFQKQMDSLRTNHQGTYVLQDHSFPLLIRMASGLQYLEEAPKFLAFTCGLLRGTLSTLGIKSLVTASVAALPACKFQVVIQRS